The Eleginops maclovinus isolate JMC-PN-2008 ecotype Puerto Natales chromosome 6, JC_Emac_rtc_rv5, whole genome shotgun sequence DNA segment CGTTGGAGAAATGTTAGCATTGATCTGATATCGTGCCTTCTAGCAGCGATCCGTGTCACAGCTACAGCCAGCAGACATGCATGAGCTCTGTCATCCAAGACAACAGGATATCACAGGGCTGCAGACGCTCTCATTGATAGTTTGTGCGCATAAGAGCATCTGCCTTGACTTTAAAAAGCATCTGGAAATGTCTCaaaggtttttccttttttcatatAAAGCTATTCATCCAGTGGAGAGGTGCGGGATGCAGCTGTGACTGAGAAAAAGCTCCCATATTATTTTCCACACTTCAAGGTTTGGACATTCGGATTTCACTTGACAAGAGCTTCTCAATGCCATCACGGAGCACTGCTCTTTTATTTGTGCTTAAAAAAACTGACTTCTCATTGGATGTGTGCTCAGTTACCACTACAGATCTGAATGTCAAACTAGCTTCACTGGATACACATGATAAGACTTCACATTTAACTTGAATTGTTTTCACCGGATTTAGTGTCACAAAATCTCCGCAAAGAAGATGGTATATACGAGCTTGATAtatctatatgtgtgtgtgtgtgtgtgtgtgtgtgtgtgtgtgtgtgtgtgtgtgtgtgtgtgtgtgtgtgtgtgtgtgtgtgtgtgtgtgtgtgtgtgtgtgtgtggtgtgtgtgtgtgtaatcttcTATCGtatctatttttctttttctcagtgAAACAAGCtcagttaaaaacaaaccaagacattaaaatacaattcaaaataaattccCTTCCGaaaagtgtgttatgtaggtttgtgtgcatgtaaatagtctgcaaaggcaaacatccctgttccctccagagggagtttctctgtCAGGCTtcaaaacatctcaaaacaaatgtacaatCCCAAATCGACTACTTCCACTTCTCATAAAAAGTCTTTGATGCTAATATCTTCAAAGGATGCAGGCCTTACCTGAaaaccactgagctcaacacacTTTATGAAGTTGCCTTACCTGCCGCTTTGAAGCATTACCTGCTCTGGTCGTCTTTGTGTGTTGCAATGAGCTTAACAGAACCCTTTAGCAATGTCCGTGAGAATTGTTTGTCCGTCACGGTGTCAGCTTCTTGTTAATAGGCACATTTTGATTATTAGTATCTACTTCTTACTCCTCttaatctctttctctctgccttctgACAGGTTTCGTTTTAGGTGCATTGACGTTTGGCCAATCAATTAGTATTAGGACATCCTGTGACGGTGAATCCTCTcgcttcctcttcctctaatGCTCATTGAGTGCCTTACCAAAGACTGGTCTAGGTTATTTAACTGGGTTTTACTGAGGAATCATAGGAAAAAGCATATTTCAATGTTCAATATTTCTCAGTATAAATGATGCTTAAAATAATCCTGGGTAAGAGGAATAAGTTACACggcttaaatgttttttttaaatctcattttaaaataaatattgaaggCTAAGAAGCTAATGGAGATCTTCCTATTACTTTGGACATTTCTGCGCTTCTGGAAGCAAAGATATCgagaacatttaaaactgtgcggctaaaagacacacacacacacacacacacacacacacactcacacaccaatgAATCAGAGGTCAGTGGATTTCACGGTGAAGTAAGTTCAGTTAGTGAAGATGGGAGAGGGGAGTTACGCTGAGCATTAAATTATCATTTATTAAACGGGGACCATGAATTTCAGAGACTCAGGGTCAGTTTAGTCAGGGTCAATTTAGTCTTCATCAGTCTTTGCACAAAATGAATATTCTAATGGGAAAATGGCATTTATGCTAAAGAGGAGACTGTCACATCGAACTGCTTTGGGAAAGTAATACCCGGTTTCAATACTCgtcatttaatatttcaacattttgtttaatttcttatAAAAGGCAGCTCTATCACAGGTCACATATGATCCCGACTGTACATATCTGTCTAACACATACATCCCCTCTTACAAACCTGTCTGCTTCCTCTGTGAATTATAAAGCATCCAGCTTTTAGACATCATAGGATAGGATGAGAAATCCATTGAAATCACCTCGTGCTGCACCTCAAGAGGCTTTCTATGCACCGCCCTCCGCCCCAGTGTCACACTTTCTTCGGCTGGGACGATGATTAGCTGCCTCCCCGAGGAATCGTTCCCCCCTCAGGATCTGCTCTTTGTGGCTCCTGCTGATAAGGCCAAGCTGATATCTGCTGTGGCTGCATGGGAAATGATATACACCGTgagctgctgtcacacacaccatCGGGACAAAGGGAACTGGAATCCAGCCCCtggttattgttattttttacaatagaGCAGAGTGTATGTACAGAGAAAATTCTCACCAGGTGCTCGAGACAAAACAGAAGACAGTGCGAGGGTGACACATTGACTTCGTGGCTACAATGGCTGGGTTATAAACAAAATGTCACAGTTTCCACCCCCGCTACCGCCTGTGTCCAGACTGCTAACATGTCCATGGAGAGATAAAGAAGCTGCTGTCATCCATTTAAAGTAACTGGCAACATGAGCAGCTGAAAAGATCTAGATTTAATATGGTTAATTGCTGTTCAACTATTTAAATATCACATAATAATTGCCTCATTCTGAATTGATCTGACATTTCCTAACAACATATCTCATATATGCAGATGTCTTTTGATCATGTCATCTTTAAAGGGGCTCCATCatgctctccaacacattgatcgtgataggctaaggggcaggacatctctaagcggttgcccaatcacaacagagccagacagctaaccaatcagagcagactgggctctggtttcagacagagggtgaaaagaggtgctgcagcacaggcggtatgagaaaaataaagagctttctgaacattacagcatggagacatgtcccaggagagacattaataacaaatatgtatttcatGGCTTTTTTGGAGAGTGTTTTCAATCACAAAGCTTTGTGTTACTCTGGTTATTACCTGGGAAGGGGGGAGTCAGTTCTGTATTTTCgtttatgtttctgttttatttagcaCTTTGTTTTGATATCACCTAATAGTGGACAGTATACAAACACTTCCCAgttcgtgtgtgtgttcctgtctaCGCAGGAAACTCCCTGAAGATCTCTGCTCTGACTCTGGCTACCAGTTGTGCATGGTGATCGCACCCTCCTTAatcattaaaacacactttcacacacttacagccCGGCAGGCTCCTCTGCGGCCTCCTGCTCTGCATGATGATGGCGCTCCCCGCTGTGAGCTGCATGTCAACACTCTGCACGGCCACATGCAGCCCGTTCAACCAGAAGcctcatcaaataaaaaaaagtggagaATCAGATACTGAGATGTGCCCGCACACAGCACAGTGTGACATCTTCATGCTGCTGGTACAAAGCACTGCAGGagaccacacacaaacatcgATACACAGAACATCAATATGCCTGGTGCCTTCTGTTCTGTCTGCTTGAAGCTGTAACTTGGCATTAAGAACATGTGGGATGATTTGCATCTTTATGAAACTGCATGTTCATTCCACCTGACAATACCGTGGCAGGAGTAACAcgtgcaaatgaagaaacatcttcattGACTTCACAACTAGCTAACGCAGCTAGCCTTCAAATGTACTGAcaggtcccagctgtgtgcgtcacgTTTTAGTGTTTGTGCTTTAATATTTACATCAGGCAGCACGATTCTCTTAATGCAAGTGTTTTGTGTCGTTGCAGTGTGTTTGCAACTGTTGGCGACCGTAGACAACTCGAGATTTTTTGATAATgactgtattttaaaaacataatgaacAGTTGGCATaaggaaaagtgtgttttgtgtgatttgGGTGAACAATGGCATTAAGTggattgtctttttgtttgttcctTCCCAAGTGGGATGTCTTTGAGGCTGCTTCCTCCAAAAATCTCTGTATTTAATTCTTCTGTGAGAATATAATAAACTTGTTTCATGATAAATTTCACCGCTCCAACTGTGTCGTCAACTTTCCACCTGCAGGGGAGACAATTACAATTCAGATCAGACGTCATGTCTGATGACAACAGGCGTCTCAGCTGGTGTTTGTCAGGAAAACATTTCTCCAGATGTTGATCTGTTGCCTGAAGCATGAGGAAGAATCTGAGCGTTGGATCCAGAGGCTGCACagcatgttgtttgtttgctgtgtttctgcatggATCTGATCTCTGCATGTTTTTCCACACGTCTGCCTCCCCGAGTGCCGTGATGGGGGTGTGACCGCTGTTGTACAAATCAGAAAGTCAGCAGCTAAGGATTTAAGCAGATAACTTCTCTGCAGACACGTCGCCTTTTTGAGGTCACCTTTGAATTGTGCCTCCAGGCAGCAGAAGAGACATCTAATATATTCCTTATGCATTCCTCTAAGAGCCTCTAGTGTCACTTTGGAGCAGTCAAATGTGATAATAGAAGATCCAAGAACAGCAGTCAAAATGTCGCCAGttattctaaataaaacaaaatgaacctCTTGACTTCTTACACCCCGATATCCCTGAAGGGAGAATCGGTTTGCATGGTTTAACTCAGGCCTTGCATCCAAAATATTGTCAGATTGATCTCTAAGAGGAGATCTGCTGCCTTTCTGAGGACCAACAGTGCATATTATTAGGATTTTGGGGGCTTGATAATATGgcattgttgcttttttaacaCACAAATCTCACAAGTAATTAAAGTTGTCTCAGGATTGACGGTAGCTGTTACAAAATATTTATGAATTGCTTTATTAGAGACTTTTACCTTCTCCTGTTTGTGCTCtactttttgtttaattccAATTCCTGTTACTAGTGAGCCATCAATAACGAGGGCAGaccttttaattaatttaacatGGGTTGAATAAATGCTGTCGCCCCCCCACATGGAAGGAGTGAACTCCACTGCAGAGCAATCAATGATTTGTTGCGTTTGAAAGGCCAGTCCTTATTGTTCTTCTCTGATATGATTGAGGTTGTAAAGGTCATTGCATTTTCCAGGAATCAAACATTGCCCTCCTGCATGGAAGGCGATGTTCTCCTCAAGCACCCCCGCTGTGTTGTTATTACAATAACGGGTCGCATTAATGGGAGCCCCCGGAGACCCCTCAACGTTATTATTATCTTACACATCTGGGCTGTTATGAAGCCTAGAACTGGATCTTACGCCCACCACATCATTCGCTGGAGGTGGTGATAAAGTAGATTTACCCAAgtattatttataaatacttgcactttacttgagtatttccacgTTGTGCCACAAAtacttcatttttaaagataagATTTATCTttttgatcccaatttgggatttgtCTTTGTTACAGCAGTATGTTaaaaggcattgcacataatgtgaaaatagaaaatatacaattataagcaaatgttgttctttttactgcattacatttatataaaactcATAGTGTTATACTTACTAAATCCAGCAACAAACTGGTCCCGTGTTCAGCTGAGTGTGTATGTTACTCTGATTGTAATTTGTGCATTTTAACaatttgggttttatttttttgaaatagAGCAAATACTTCAACTCCACAACATGttgagtgacatcactatgtaacacccgcactccaacacattgtacatgatgggCTATGGGGGCGGGGCATCTCCATCGgtcaaccaatcacaacagagccggccagctaaccaatcagagcagactgggctctggtttcagacagagggtgaaaagaggttctgcagcacaggcagtatgagaaaaataaagagtttctGAAgattagagcatggagacatgacataaagaggcacaaaatataaatatgaccctgaaaatgagcagaacagggcccctttaaacccGCTCTGATTGTTGttagacatttgaaaaatactGCTTCTAACTTTTTGATTTAGCGTTTCATGAACGACAAATCGACTCGAATGAAAATCATGCACACCATCAATATGTATGCCTCTGCTCCTCATCTCATTTCTATACAATTGAAAAAGATGTATCCTAACAAGTGATGTATGAGCAGTTTCACTAGCCTCATTTCCATCTCATAATGAGCCTCACCCGATGCAGACGGATGATGACGAGCCGTGGAGCTGGGGGGAAGTTGCCCTCGTGTTGCCCAGATATTTGTCTGGAAAACTTACAATTGATGATGAGGTCAGCGAAGGTTTCACATTGTCCTTCCTGAACATGTCTGTCACAGCTGCTCAttaaaattcaaatgtatattgACCGTGTCGTTATGCACTAATAACTGCAGCGGATATCTTCCCCGCAGCGTACAGTGGAGTCTATATATCTCCATTTATTAGTGACTTCTGCTGCACCACTTTTCCGCATGAATACCAATTCAAGCTAGCGGTCATTAATTCTTAACCAATGTATGATCTCCCAGTAGCCTTGTCATTATATTTCTTCAAAAGACACAGATTGCATATAAAAGTGTTGACATTTCACTAAAATAAAGATTGATACTCCGTCACAGTGATCTTTATCTGCTCATTTATATTAAGCTATAAGCTGTACCACTTAATTTAAAGTTGTGTGACAAGTATGAGAGGAAACGTTTAAATGCAGCAAATTcccaaaacaaattaaaatagtaTACTTTCTGATTGATGTTCCCTCTATGAGGGCGGTGGTagcaaagtccatagggacttggcctgggaaggtcaccagttcaagtccccgaaagaccaagtgctaccgaggtgtagggaacggtgccttgtccctgagcaaggcacggTTCCCTACACTGTCCCCcgagcccactgctcctaacactaggatgggtcaaatgcagaatgtaaaatttccCCTCCCAGGGATGATTAAAGGCTCCTTCGTATTCTATAACTCTGAGGAACCTCCAGTGTTTTACAAATGTGTCTGagctatttaaaagaaatgaatagaGGAAGCAGAAAATATTGTACCTGTCGTGTTAAATATGGATGTTCACATGAAAGATTTAAGAAGTCCATGGGTATTTGAGAGAGTGCAACCTGCTGTGACttgacattttgtattgtttcctTCACAATTCcttcttgaaatgtttttactcCATCACTACTTCTTAAGTATTTGGTTCCAAACACTCAGCTGCAATTTTGTGAATAGCAAACGACAGGTATTCAAATGTGGTGTAGACTTATCGCTCCACACCATTGCaggcagaaaaagaagaaggaccTCATCATGATACAGTTATTGtgcaaataaaagtaaaaggagGAGGATTTTAAATGTAGAAAGGCTGCTTAATGTCAAGGAATAAAcctacattttctttattttataaacgCTCTGTAATTTCAGACAGAACACTGTAGGTTGTATGAAACGTTGCTACAGAAGTAAacattgcatttgttttcattgataTAGAAAATCTCCATCACTGTTTTCAGCCTTTAGCCGGTGTTGACCTGCAGAGGGCGCTCTGCAGCCTCTCATCCCACCGGAAGAAGAAACAGACATGTGACATTTAACCGGATGTAAATAAACTAACCTTCCCGCGCAGTTAAACCGGCCGAACAAGACGGATAATCTGACAAAATGGACGAGCTATATTTGGATAACATCGACGAATATGTCAATGACCAGGATAAGATAGTGAGTGTACTCTTATTTTATCACATGTCCTCTTTCCTTAACATTAATGCTGACGTTAGAACCGAGTTCACTTCGGTGTGAATAGCTGCTGaactgcattaaaacacagCTTGTTTACGGGTTGTTTTGCTTctgggctgttttttttatttatcatggCGTTTCATACACCTTTGAACGACTTAATAAAGGGCTTTGGTTAATTCGGCTTATGTATAGTATTAGAAATGGTCGCTTAAGTTAaacaaaatatcatttttaaaactagTTGCAGCTCAACGCTTCTGCATGGGTCCGCCAACggctgtgtgttttattttgaaatacatcagaatgtcctgatattctCTGAGTGACTTTCTGAGGTGGCCTGCTATCACCCTGAAGTGAAATGAGTCTTTAcgtttgatttctttatttattcttatctaaaaacaaaGGGAGGATAGCTCACATTGTTAacgttgttttattttgaaactacATCAGGATGTCCTCTGAGTGGCTAGTTGGTATTAATAGTTAATTAATGCTGCAGTTAGTCTCACCATTTCAACGGCAACTTGCCTGTGTTTATACAACAGTTGCAGAAATTAAACTGGTAATTAATCATGGTTATTCTTTTCTCATAAGTGTCTCGTTCTTGTGCCAAGGAAAACAATTGAGTATTAACTCTAAtgttgcattgtgtgtttttttgtttgtttaccagGTGACCTATAAGTGGCTGAGCCTCACTCTAGGAGTCCATGTCAACACAGCCAAACAGTGAGTgggtttttctattttttgttgGAATAATTAGCAGAAATGGGCACAAGTCTAGGTGGTCATACATAAACAGGTATTCGCTACATGGAATAAACTatgaataagaaaaacacatcccCACCACGCTAACCAGGTTTTGACTATCGGGCAGGTGAtacctaaaataaataaattataatatcaAGAAAGAAGCGCCAAGTGTTAATCATTACCCAGACATCTGTACAATAACTACGCAAAATGTAGGCTAAATTATACaaattattatacattatttaaattataataaacaaaataggTTAACAAGGCTAAGAATTTCGTTTTTACCCCAGAGACGCATTTTGCTCAGTCCCCAaacaatataattaatattaagTACAATACCAGTTAAAAACCAGTGTCTTGTTTGCAGAATGCTCTTCCATTATTTGGATTACAAGAGAAAGGAGAGTTCAGCTCAGCTCCATGCCACCTACCTCGTGTCAGGGAATTTTGTGGACAACGGCCAGTTGGtgagaaatacaataaatgaacaAGAATGTAATTTGCATATTTCTTTTTCTGGAGACGTTTTATTAAGTTTTGCTGCTCTTTTGTTTCCTTGCAGAGCCACAAGGTGTTGATTGTAAAAGAGGACAAGTTGGAAGGTGTGAACTAAAACTTCACTATTTTCTAATTCAAATTCAGTGTCTTGGTTTATTTATGGAGGTATCTATTGAGGAAGAGGCAGAAGCTCAGGTGTGATGTCTTTTCCAGACTTCAAATCCAAGATGAGCTTGATAGCCAGTGTCCACGTCTACAGTGTCCAGAAGGCTTTACTGAAGGACAGCGGTCCCCTCTACAGCGTGGACTATGATGCCGTGAAAGACAATCTGGAGAACTGCAGCAagtatgttgtattttatacttTCCTGTAGTAAAAGCTCAACAGCAATCAGGGTGTTGACAGTATTGTATACATGTCTTATTCTATTTGAGCttcttttattgttattctCTTGGCTTGTTATTTTAGGTGCTTGTGTTGCATAATGTctaaatgcttttaatgtttttgtaaagcactttgaatcgCCCTGTCGTGCTATataataaacttgccttgccttacacgggaaataaaagcatgttttatatTGACACTGTAGAGAGCTATGATTTTACCCAATGTCTACGTCAATGCCTACTGTAGTCTAGTGAATATAGTAACCCAGCAGCAATCTAGGGTTAAAAAAAGAGACGCATCTGTTTAATCATACCAGTCTTTAGGAAAGTTCTGCGTTGTTCCTACTTCCTCCTTTTCTGTTTGCAGGTTCAGTGCGATCAGCTGTGCCTGTGCGGTGCCCGTGTCTtctgtggagctgcagcagacgAGAGAAATCCAGAGATCTCCTTCACCAGAGCCTGAGGGCAAAAAGTCTTGCATGAACGGGAGTGCTATTCTGGCTTCAAAGCCTGCCATCAAGCCACAGAAAGGCATCATGGGAATGTTTGGGAACAAGACATCTCCTAAGAACCAGGATAACGGCAAAGAGGTTAAGTCTGAGCAGAAGGAGGATGCAGCTGTGGTACGTCTGACAGAGTATTCGATGATTAACggtttcattcatgtttttgaattattaCGAGCTGCCACTAGAGTTTGGGTATCCCCTGTATTAATGGTGACCATCTTCAGCAAACCTCTGTTTTCAGCTGTAGTCTTTCTGGTGATTTCTTCCCACTGCAATGTGCTGGGGGGTTGTGACTTAACTGGTGTGTTTGATATTGTAGGATGATGCCCCCAAAAGCAAGCCAGCTGCAAAAGCCAATCCCATGATGAACTTCTTTGGGAGTCAAGCAGCAAGTGAGCATTTTAACGTTGTTTCAAAACCTTCTTGCAATGTTTGCTAGCTGCTTCTGCTACTCCTAATATTCttctgtttccatttttttttaaggaaagatCATTTGGTGGATTCAATTCAAAATACTTTAATCCAACATGATAATATTTGATGGCAGTGGCATGCAATGTCACTCTATGTGTATGGACGGATAAatgtatttgcacattttaacatgtgTGCCTTTGTGGTGTTGGACACATGCCATTAAGACTTTGGGTTTGACTCACTTAGACAAATAAACCAATGCTTAGGAACCATTTAGTAGTTTGTGTTAGATGTGTTTAGTAGttatttggattttgtttttgtcttgtacATGTTTCTAAAAATGAACTCTCTGGAATTTCTGATGTATTATTAATGTGTCTTGGCTCCTTTTCTCAAACTGAAGATAGTTTGTGAGGGTGACACATTTCACATATCTCCATACATGTCTTATGATGGTTAATGTTTGTTAATAAAATTACTTAGATTGTAAGAGCCCGGTAGTATTAAGCACCTCAGTTCAGGTGAGCCCTCTTCACCTCTTAGATGAACAACAGGAGTAACCACAACCAACAGAAATAAATGGAGTTTTTTCTTGACACAACAAGACTGATGAACATGACGGACGTTTcagatgaaaaacacatttaaaacaaatctgggCTACTCAACTTGATGAGTTGTTGTGCTGAATTATCTCTAACCCTCCTGACCAAAGCTTCCTTATTTCTTCAGAGAAACCAGAAAAGCCTGTGAAGCAGGAGGAAGCTGCTCCGTCGTCTTCATCGGTTGAGCCGAAGCCTCCGCaacctgaagaaaaacaaccagCTGCTGTCGTGAAGCCAAAACCTAAAGACACCAAGATAGAGttcaggaggtgtgtgtggattATTTTAACTTGAAGTATTGAGTTGTGCCACGACTCGGTGAAATGAAAGAAATCGTATAtctcaaatatgttttacaaaatacCTCAATATACAATTGAATCGCTAAATGTTCACATAATAATCATTTGATAATCTTCATTAATTGGGATTTCATGACCAACTAGTTAAAAAGCAAATAGTACAAGAGTCTGTTACATTGTTTATAAAGTTGTTGTTGAAGCTTTGTTGTATTGaagtcaaataaacacaacttgTATTTTATAACATTATAAACATATCCAAAATCAAGACGATATCTAGTCTCTTATCACAATATCCTTTaataatatctatatattgtcCCAATTTGTGTTCAGTACTTTAAATAGAAACAGAGACAAGAACAGGAGActgtttttctccatttaaTGACTGACTATAGAAATATTAAAGTTTCTCCTAAATTTAGGGGCATTTATTGAGTTGTGACGGACTCACACAAGTCAAAGGTcgcttgaaatgtatttaaattcctcctcttcccctaAGCAAAACCAAGCGAGTCGAGGACTCAAACAGCGAAGACGAGAAAATGGACAAGAAAAAGAGACGAAGGATTAAGAAGCCTGTATCAGAGAGCAGCGATGAAGATGGTGAGCTGCTAACTTGAAGTCATTTCCAGGAAattactttttgaaaatgattgttGCCTAAAAATAAACGGCAAATGACTTGGAAAGTTgacaacagaaaggaaaagatttgcctttaatttgaatgaaataGGGGAATTTCAAAAGCCCTAACATCTGTACACCTCTTCAGTGATTCCAGATTCTCCACAGCAGGTGGAAACAAGAGAACCGACACCGAGTCCTAAGAAGGAGATCAAGGCTGTTTCACATTCACATGTAAGAGATCAATATTGTAGGGTTGCTGTGATAACTGGAACACAAAGATATAGGTCATATAAATCCATTTGTTCCACTAATAGCCTTTTGATCAAGTGTTCTCTATGTATTTGATATATAGCAATAACgtgttttctttcattgctACAGCAGAGAGGTGCTGAGATGAATACGAGGAAGAGGAGACGAGTCCTGAAATCACGCACCTTTTTAGATGAAGAAGGATGCATCGGTATGAGAAGCAAACCGATGATTCACCAATACATCCTCTAACTGGATCACATTTGttaatgttat contains these protein-coding regions:
- the pold3 gene encoding DNA polymerase delta subunit 3 isoform X2; amino-acid sequence: MDELYLDNIDEYVNDQDKIVTYKWLSLTLGVHVNTAKQMLFHYLDYKRKESSAQLHATYLVSGNFVDNGQLSHKVLIVKEDKLEDFKSKMSLIASVHVYSVQKALLKDSGPLYSVDYDAVKDNLENCSKFSAISCACAVPVSSVELQQTREIQRSPSPEPEGKKSCMNGSAILASKPAIKPQKGIMGMFGNKTSPKNQDNGKEVKSEQKEDAAVDDAPKSKPAAKANPMMNFFGSQAAKKPEKPVKQEEAAPSSSSVEPKPPQPEEKQPAAVVKPKPKDTKIEFRSKTKRVEDSNSEDEKMDKKKRRRIKKPVSESSDEDVIPDSPQQVETREPTPSPKKEIKAVSHSHRGAEMNTRKRRRVLKSRTFLDEEGCIVTEKDYESESYSETEDDFQAAKHAPKHPVPAKLPASNKLDEKKSQKKNNTNKGSKQASIMGFFQKK
- the pold3 gene encoding DNA polymerase delta subunit 3 isoform X1 codes for the protein MDELYLDNIDEYVNDQDKIVTYKWLSLTLGVHVNTAKQMLFHYLDYKRKESSAQLHATYLVSGNFVDNGQLSHKVLIVKEDKLEDFKSKMSLIASVHVYSVQKALLKDSGPLYSVDYDAVKDNLENCSKFSAISCACAVPVSSVELQQTREIQRSPSPEPEGKKSCMNGSAILASKPAIKPQKGIMGMFGNKTSPKNQDNGKEVKSEQKEDAAVDDAPKSKPAAKANPMMNFFGSQAAKKPEKPVKQEEAAPSSSSVEPKPPQPEEKQPAAVVKPKPKDTKIEFRSKTKRVEDSNSEDEKMDKKKRRRIKKPVSESSDEDVIPDSPQQVETREPTPSPKKEIKAVSHSHQRGAEMNTRKRRRVLKSRTFLDEEGCIVTEKDYESESYSETEDDFQAAKHAPKHPVPAKLPASNKLDEKKSQKKNNTNKGSKQASIMGFFQKK